Proteins from one Fusobacterium periodonticum 1_1_41FAA genomic window:
- a CDS encoding toprim domain-containing protein, giving the protein MKIKHYGDEARLDYCPVCQKTKKNPCFSVNVNTGKYMCHSTGKSGHISEFPELQKELNISEIEEKIEEKPILDFSSLILNSKKLNKKWLDYLKSRGIENENNINKLYRMGTHESMIIPVTNGETVVGIKYRSLDKKLWSEKGSCLDYLLNWQNITDFDYLVIVEGEIDLLSALEAGVENTVSLPSGATNIKCIKMQKNWLSKFQKIIIATDDDEAGVEARKRIVHELRDLLIPLYKTYFYKKKDVNEVLVKNGKDKVYKYLLESCSQIKTGFRNFKIDDGGYNYYGGEETVRVSNFLVEVEAFSENFLIGKAINNGRERKFKARISDLLSIKGIAEAMGVYLASPSTIPKFIDWLKEENQEKYIEEIEYYGIRNDKYYDEDSDVVCDKRDLKITKISEIGALTTEDKEWLEKNLIHMRSDVNQSLLGICWALGRFHTQGTYPILEVSGTTSIGKTEYVEFISRILFGGRENIKSLSTLSNHQIRSFSSCSNITPWAIDEVKITGKFQLEKMNDLYSTIRSVYDNKIINQGNTTNKLAEFHLCTPLIISGETKLSDVSIQNRMISTSLTKKNKGDFEIYKKLKNTDILEKLGKTALMDRLENGVIATDSTILDKVKDERQLYNLNCLLKGLKALSRVLKIDMKIISNFVSFLNTDFSKEYTTTDNFIELLKLVEDAGIENLESFYVSTPNEHWARFQLLYTAIDEQKRKTNSTLELLDMKTLRKQLIEEEFIVSNSEVKKIKDSFTGEPKTYKIAKFKIIK; this is encoded by the coding sequence ATGAAAATAAAACATTATGGAGATGAGGCTAGACTGGATTATTGTCCAGTCTGCCAAAAAACAAAAAAGAATCCTTGTTTTTCTGTAAATGTAAATACTGGGAAATATATGTGCCATTCAACAGGAAAAAGTGGACATATAAGTGAATTCCCAGAACTACAAAAAGAATTAAATATTTCAGAAATTGAAGAAAAAATAGAAGAGAAACCTATTTTAGATTTCTCTTCATTAATACTTAATTCAAAAAAATTAAACAAGAAATGGCTTGACTATCTAAAAAGTAGAGGTATAGAAAACGAAAATAATATCAATAAACTTTATAGAATGGGTACTCATGAAAGTATGATAATACCTGTTACTAATGGAGAGACAGTTGTTGGTATTAAATATAGAAGTTTAGATAAAAAGCTATGGAGTGAGAAAGGTAGTTGCTTAGACTATCTTTTAAATTGGCAAAATATAACAGATTTTGATTATTTAGTTATTGTTGAAGGTGAAATAGATTTACTTAGTGCTTTAGAAGCTGGAGTAGAAAACACTGTTTCATTGCCTTCTGGAGCTACAAATATTAAATGTATCAAAATGCAAAAAAATTGGCTTAGTAAATTTCAAAAAATCATCATTGCAACAGATGATGATGAAGCTGGAGTAGAAGCAAGAAAAAGAATTGTTCATGAATTAAGAGATTTATTAATTCCACTTTATAAGACTTATTTTTACAAGAAAAAAGATGTAAATGAAGTTCTAGTGAAAAATGGAAAAGATAAGGTATATAAATATCTATTAGAATCATGTAGTCAAATAAAAACAGGATTTAGAAATTTCAAAATTGATGATGGTGGATATAACTATTATGGTGGGGAAGAAACTGTTAGAGTTAGTAATTTCTTAGTTGAGGTAGAAGCTTTTTCTGAAAATTTCTTAATAGGTAAAGCTATAAATAATGGAAGAGAAAGAAAATTTAAAGCTAGAATATCTGATCTTTTATCTATAAAAGGAATTGCAGAAGCTATGGGAGTATATTTAGCTAGTCCATCAACAATTCCAAAGTTTATAGATTGGTTAAAGGAAGAAAATCAGGAAAAGTATATTGAAGAAATAGAATACTATGGAATAAGAAACGATAAATACTATGATGAAGATTCAGATGTTGTTTGTGATAAAAGAGATTTAAAAATTACAAAAATTTCTGAAATAGGAGCCTTGACAACAGAAGATAAAGAATGGCTTGAAAAAAATTTAATTCATATGAGAAGTGATGTAAATCAATCTTTGTTAGGAATCTGCTGGGCATTAGGTAGATTTCATACTCAAGGAACTTATCCTATCCTAGAAGTTTCTGGGACAACAAGCATAGGAAAAACTGAATATGTTGAGTTTATTTCAAGAATTTTATTTGGTGGAAGGGAAAATATAAAAAGTTTATCAACTTTATCTAATCACCAAATAAGAAGCTTTAGCAGCTGCTCAAATATAACACCTTGGGCTATAGATGAAGTTAAAATAACTGGTAAATTTCAACTTGAGAAAATGAATGATTTATATTCAACTATTAGATCTGTTTATGATAACAAGATTATAAATCAAGGAAATACAACTAATAAATTAGCTGAGTTCCATCTGTGTACTCCATTGATTATCTCGGGAGAAACAAAATTAAGTGATGTGAGTATTCAAAATAGAATGATAAGTACAAGTCTTACCAAAAAGAACAAAGGTGATTTTGAAATTTATAAGAAACTCAAAAATACTGATATTTTAGAAAAACTTGGTAAAACTGCTTTAATGGATAGACTTGAAAATGGGGTTATAGCTACTGATAGTACGATTTTAGACAAAGTAAAAGATGAGAGGCAATTATATAACCTAAATTGTTTGTTAAAAGGTTTAAAAGCCCTCTCAAGAGTTTTAAAGATAGACATGAAAATTATAAGTAATTTTGTAAGTTTTTTAAATACAGATTTTTCAAAAGAGTATACAACTACTGATAATTTTATTGAACTCTTAAAATTAGTTGAAGATGCAGGGATAGAAAATTTAGAAAGTTTTTATGTATCAACTCCTAACGAACATTGGGCTAGATTTCAACTTCTTTATACAGCTATTGATGAGCAGAAAAGAAAAACGAATTCTACTCTCGAATTATTAGATATGAAAACTTTAAGAAAACAACTTATAGAAGAGGAATTTATAGTTTCAAATAGTGAAGTTAAGAAGATTAAGGACAGTTTTACAGGAGAACCAAAAACATATAAAATAGCTAAATTTAAAATAATAAAATAA